In one Vicugna pacos chromosome 22, VicPac4, whole genome shotgun sequence genomic region, the following are encoded:
- the UNC5A gene encoding netrin receptor UNC5A, protein MAVRPGLWPALLGIVLAAWLHSSGAQQSATVANPVPNPVPGSNPDLLPHFLVEPEDVYIVKNKPVLLVCKATPATQIFFKCNGEWVRQVDHVIERSTDGSSGLPAMEVRINVSRQQVEKVFGLEEYWCQCVAWSSSGTTKSQKAYIRIAYLRKNFEQEPLAKEVSLEQGIVLPCRPPEGIPPAEVEWLRNEDLVDPSLDPNVYITREHSLVVRQARLADTANYTCVAKNIVARRRSASAAVIVYVDGSWSPWSKWSACGLDCTHWRSRECSDPAPRNGGEECRGADLDTRNCTSDLCVHTASGPEDVALYVGLIAVAVCLLLLLLVLILVYCRKKEGLDSDVADSSILTSGFQPVSIKPSKADNPHLLTIQPDLSTTTTTYQGSLCPRQDGPSPKFQLTNGHLLSPLGGGRHTLHHSSPTSEAEDFVSRLSTQNYFRSLPRGTSNMAYGTFNFLGGRLMIPNTGISLLIPPDAIPRGKIYEVYLTLHKPEDVRLPLAGCQTLLSPIVSCGPPGVLLTRPVILAMDHCGEPSPESWSLRLKKQSCEGSWEDVLHLGEEAPSHLYYCQLEAGACYVFTEQLGRFALVGEALSVAAAKRLKLLLFAPVACTSLEYNIRVYCLHDTHDALKEVVQLEKQLGGQLIQEPRILHFKDSYHNLRLSIHDVPSSLWKSKLLVSYQEVPFYHIWNGTQQYLHCTFTLERVSPSTSDLACKVWVWQVEGDGQSFNVNFNITKDTRFAELLALESEGGVPALVGPSAFKIPFLIRQKIITSLDPPCSRGADWRTLAQKLHLDSHLSFFASKPSPTAMILNLWEARHFPNGNLSQLAAAVAGLGQPDAGLFTVSEAEC, encoded by the exons GTGCCCAGCAAAGTGCCACGGTGGCCAACCCGGTGCCCAACCCGGTGCCCGGCTCCAACCCAGACCTGCTTCCCCACTTCCTGGTGGAGCCCGAGGACGTGTACATCGTCAAGAACAAGCCGGTGCTGCTGGTGTGCAAGGCCACGCCTGCCACACAGATCTTCTTCAAGTGCAACGGGGAGTGGGTGCGCCAGGTGGACCACGTGATCGAGCGCAGCACAGACGGGAGCAGCG GGCTGCCCGCCATGGAGGTCCGCATCAATGTCTCAAGGCAGCAGGTGGAGAAGGTGTTTGGGCTGGAGGAGTACTGGTGCCAGTGTGTGGCGTGGAGCTCCTCAGGCACCACCAAGAGTCAGAAGGCCTACATCCGCATTGCCT ATTTGCGCAAGAATTTTGAGCAGGAGCCGCTGGCCAAGGAGGTGTCCCTGGAACAGGGCATCGTGCTCCCCTGCCGCCCACCGGAGGGCATCCCCCCAGCCGAG GTGGAGTGGCTCAGGAACGAGGACCTGGTGGACCCATCCCTGGACCCCAATGTGTACATCACGCGGGAGCACAGCCTGGTGGTGCGACAGGCCCGCCTGGCCGACACGGCCAACTACACCTGCGTGGCCAAGAACATTGTAGCGCGTCGCCGCAGTGCCTCGGCGGCCGTCATCGTCTACG TGGACGGCAGCTGGAGCCCGTGGAGCAAGTGGTCGGCCTGCGGGCTCGACTGCACCCACTGGCGGAGCCGCGAGTGCTCTGACCCTGCACCCCGCAATGGAGGCGAGGAGTGCCGTGGCGCCGACCTGGACACGCGCAACTGTACCAGCGACCTCTGCGTGCACA CTGCTTCTGGCCCAGAGGACGTGGCCCTCTACGTGGGCCTCATAGCCGTGGCCGTgtgcctcctgctgctgctgctcgtcCTCATCCTGGTGTACTGCCGCAAGAAGGAGGGACTGGACTCGGACGTGGCTGACTCATCCATCCTCACCTCAGGCTTCCAGCCCGTCAGCATCAAGCCCAGCAAAGCAG ATAATCCTCATCTGCTCACCATCCAGCCAGAcctcagcaccaccaccaccacctaccAGGGCAGTCTGTGTCCCCGGCAGGACGGGCCCAGCCCCAAGTTCCAGCTCACCAACGGGCACCTGCTCAGCCCGCTGGGTGGTGGACGCCACACGCTGCACCACAGCTCCCCCACCTCCGAGGCCGAGGACTTCGTCTCCCGCCTCTCCACCCAGAACTACTTCCGTTCCCTGCCCCGTGGCACCAGCAACATGGCCTATGGGACCTTCAACTTCCTTGGGGGCCGGCTGATGATCCCTAATACAG GCATCAGCCTCCTCATCCCCCCAGACGCCATACCCCGAGGGAAGATCTACGAGGTCTACCTCACGCTGCACAAGCCAGAGGACGTGAG GTTGCCCCTAGCCGGCTGTCAGACCCTGCTGAGTCCCATCGTTAGCTGCGGGCCCCCTGGAGTCCTGCTCACCCGGCCTGTCATCCTCGCCATGGACCACTGCGGGGAGCCCAGTCCCGAGAGCTGGAGCCTACGCCTCAAAAAGCAGTCCTGCGAGGGCAGCTGGGAG GACGTGCTGCACCTGGGCGAGGAGGCGCCCTCCCACCTCTACTACTGCCAGCTGGAGGCCGGCGCCTGCTACGTCTTCACCGAGCAGCTGGGCCGCTTCGCCCTGGTGGGAGAGGCCCTCAGTGTGGCCGCGGCCAAGCGCCTCAAGCTGCTTCTGTTTGCCCCAGTGGCCTGCACCTCCCTCGAGTACAACATCCGGGTCTACTGCCTGCACGACACCCATGACGCACTCAAG GAGGTGGTGcagctggagaagcagctggGCGGACAGCTGATCCAGGAGCCTCGCATCCTGCACTTCAAGGACAGTTACCACAACCTGCGCCTGTCCATCCACGACGTGCCCAGCTCCCTGTGGAAGAGCAAGCTCCTCGTCAGCTACCAG GAGGTCCCCTTTTACCACATCTGGAACGGCACGCAGCAGTACCTGCACTGCACCTTCACCTTGGAGCGCGTCAGCCCCAGCACCAGTGACCTGGCCTGCAAGGTGTGGGTATGGCAGGTGGAGGGCGACGGGCAGAGCTTCAACGTCAACTTCAACATCACCAAG GACACAAGATTTGCTGAGCTGCTGGCCCTGGAGAGTGAAGGGGGGGTCCCAGCCCTAGTGGGCCCCAGTGCCTTCAAGATCCCCTTCCTCATACGGCAGAAGATCATTACCAGCCTGGACCCACCCTGTAGCCGGGGTGCCGACTGGCGGACTCTGGCCCAGAAACTCCACCTGGACAG CCATCTCAGCTTCTTTGCCTCCAAGCCCAGCCCCACAGCCATGATCCTCAACCTGTGGGAGGCACGGCACTTCCCCAACGGCAACCTCAGCCAGCTGGCTGCAGCAGTGGCCGGACTGGGCCAGCCGGACGCGGGCCTCTTCACAGTGTCAGAGGCCGAGTGCTGA